The Culex pipiens pallens isolate TS chromosome 2, TS_CPP_V2, whole genome shotgun sequence DNA window atttttcagcaaaacaTCTGAGCCTAACCAAAACATTttgttagggagcgttcttttattacgtaacgcaaaaaaaatcggatttttagaccccctccccccctcgtaacaaaatgtccatacaaatttaaaaaaaattgtatggagcgtaacacggcctccgacccctcctccccccaactgcgttacgtaataaaataacactcccttaatttttttttaacttcacatGCCATGTCGTTGAAAAGTTCGGTGGGATTGACATTAGTTCGCTAAAGttgtattgttaatttgattttggataatcgcggtggattttcttgaaatactcGTGTCTCAATCGAGGTCTCAACTCAATATTCAATGATTAACCTATTTTGTCTCGGAAATTTCTCATATAGTGCACATTTGCCAATTAAAGACATGTGAaaccatttctatttttttgcattaatacaataaaagtgattagaaatggtttttagaaCCCTattctaaaatataaaaattaaaaaaaataataaaattctagaattctaatattctaaagtTATATACttccaaaattatattatttataaattcacaacatgttaaatttcaaaataataatttcgtaactttaataattaaaaaaaaataaaaatataaacaaatacATTGAATTGAAAAGTGTCAACAAATCAACctctaaaaaccaaaaaaataaattgtaaaaaagtcaaacaattaaaaaaataaaacaaaaccagagctttttttttaaacggacctacacccttaccaaaaatcatgattttttgagttctaaATCCctcttttcatacgattttttcagttcaatccatataaccatttttatggttgtagtacctgaactcaaaaaatcgtatgaaaagtgggatttggaactcaaaaaatcatgatttttggtaagggtgtataagctattttctttcatatttgtataggacctaataaaaaaaactctagaaaaattaacgaaatctgaagtttttttttaaaaggacaatttttatttaatgctttttggttgttttttttttttaattttcctgacTCGGCAAATTAAgtactaaaatgaagcttagattgctgatattattgtttacagcgataaagcttatttttttgagtacaatgaccctttgtacgaccacaaagagtttaaaatggatttttaaatcaattttgaaaaagtaacctcGCGGTTCTTctcgacagaaaagttcctacttgacagctcgttccaaggggaccatagttgatccatcgaaaaaaatgttgtattgtcattttttttttgcattacattgaaaaaaagtgatcagaaatggtttatggtcgtgttttttaccgttgtacataaaaattgacaaagggctttagtacccaattctagaaacacccaaaaagcaaaaaaatcaaatttactttataggacctttaaaaaaaactagaaacatacactcaaagtcagaagtatccctcaaaagggtactttcaatcctcaaaaaggatactttctatccttttttaaagttcacccggcgtcacccttttaaaagggtatgtcaatttcagtacattttcgatatccttttaaagggtgacgacgggtgaacttgaaatcctttttactttgagtgtactgtaaagttttttaaagtttttgaatcaaATACATCTTTTGCTCATGAAAAATTACACATCAACCAAAACGCTGCACCATTCAACGACCCCTCGGCggatttcaaatgaaatttcttCACTTGTCGTGTGAACGGACCTTAAaaattgttgacaaacaaaTCTTGTTTGGAATTTGATATGCGAGTTTTTGTATATCAATGGGTTTCACTGTAAAATACTGAAAGTTCGTAGCTATGAGCTCCTCCTGCGTGGCCTGCAGGACGCGTGGTTCCGGTATGGTGGCTATCTTTCAGCACCCAAACGGGCTGGACCAGATGTTCTCTTCCGTAACCGGTATTGAAGTATgggcgtttttaaagtttttatttgttcaAGATTTGAAGTTCTAAACTTGTATCTACTTTTCAGGTTGAACATGAGGATTGCCTGTGCATCCCATGTTACGACGATCTGAAGGCGGCCCATCTGTTTAAGCAAAAATGCATCCAGAATAACATTCTTCGGGTGAGCCGTCCTGGAAGATCAACCGCAGCTGAAGAGAAGCGCGCTTCTCCGGACAAGGACAGCACACCCAGTACCAACACGAAGAATGAAACGGTGCCGATTGCCGAGATTTCTACATCCTCCGTCGTCCGGGAAGCGGACATTCTCGAAGAGCATTTGTATCTCTCTGAGGGAGATGAGGAGGAAACTCAGGATGAAGGTGGTAGGGTTGAGACGGAAgtgatgaagatttttttggcaGAGGAAGTTCCATCAATTCATCTTGAGAATCCTGCAGCTTCTAAGTCCGAACAAGCACCTGTTCCAAGCAGTAGCGTCCAGCTGGGAATAAAGATCGTAGAGGCCGTCAAACTTGAGCCAATTCGTTGCGACGAGTGTGGCAAATCGTTCAGCAAAACTTCGCTGTTCCAAAAGCACGTCAAGTCGTGCCATCAAGCCGAGTCGACTGACGAAGCATCggaccaacagcagcagcaagacGAACCGGAACACGGATCGCTGGCCACCCTGCCGACGGTACACAATCTGATGTGCGAGTTTTGCTTCCAGGAGTTTCCGCAGCTGGCGGAAAAGTTCGAGCACGAAGCGGGCCACGTGAGCGAACAAAAGCCCTACAAGTGTCCGCAGTGTCGGAGCGCGTTCAAGGATAAGGTTGGCCTGCGCAGTCACATCCGGATTCACTCGTCGGTGAAGCGGTTCAAGTGCCAGTTCTGCGAGATGCGGTTTCATCAGCGGGGAAATTTGAAAGGTAGGTTTGTGTAATCCTTGGCATGCCATTTATGTATATATCGTGTAATACAATTTCAGCTCACGAAAGGATTCACGTCGGTGCCAAGCCGTATCTTTGTCCCCATTGCGGAAAAGGTAACAAGTTGAAACAACTTTgatcaatttcataaaatttgcttCTTATCCCTTCAGGATTTGCCGAAAATGGGAATCTCAAGAATCACATCCGCTTCCACACCGGAGAGAAACCGTATTCCTGCTCCCAGTGCACAAAGCGCTTCCGGACGCATTATTCGCGAACGATTCACATGCGCTCGCACAGCAACGATCGACCTTTTAAGTGCAGCCACGCAGGCTGCGACAAGAGCTTTTATTCGTCGGGGAAACTGATTGTCCACCGACGCGTTCACAGCGGAGAGAAACCGTACCACTGTGACACGTGTTCGGCAAAGTTTGCCGACAGCAGTGGCTTGAGGCGTCACTCGAAGACGCATTAGGTGATCTGAAACTGTAAGTGACTCGGTTAATACATTCCTTTGgcgagaaaaacataaaactaggGAACGTTTCTTCAACATGAGCATCATAAACGTGCAAAACCCAAACTCAGTGAGTGAAAATCACGACAGAGAAGCGTTTAGGCGCAACTAGAACACACGTACAACAACTGTCCAAAACATTACGTCAAAATCGAGGTCGAAAATTGGCTAAAACGAACAGCGAACGGTCGATTTCGCCAGATCCAAGAGCATGGCCGTACAAAGTAACTGCTTCCAGCATAATCTCCGAGACAAGAACGACTGCAGATCACAGTCTGGGACAGAAGCACATTTCGACCACGTGTTGATAGACGGTGAAATAGCCCTCCAGTTTTCGATTGACCTGTGCGTAGTTTCGAAACTTTTCGAGCTAGAGGTCATGACTGTTCAGCAAGGACCATCACGGATTTATACCATCGAGGTCA harbors:
- the LOC120424086 gene encoding zinc finger protein 501-like, translating into MSSSCVACRTRGSGMVAIFQHPNGLDQMFSSVTGIEVEHEDCLCIPCYDDLKAAHLFKQKCIQNNILRVSRPGRSTAAEEKRASPDKDSTPSTNTKNETVPIAEISTSSVVREADILEEHLYLSEGDEEETQDEGGRVETEVMKIFLAEEVPSIHLENPAASKSEQAPVPSSSVQLGIKIVEAVKLEPIRCDECGKSFSKTSLFQKHVKSCHQAESTDEASDQQQQQDEPEHGSLATLPTVHNLMCEFCFQEFPQLAEKFEHEAGHVSEQKPYKCPQCRSAFKDKVGLRSHIRIHSSVKRFKCQFCEMRFHQRGNLKAHERIHVGAKPYLCPHCGKGFAENGNLKNHIRFHTGEKPYSCSQCTKRFRTHYSRTIHMRSHSNDRPFKCSHAGCDKSFYSSGKLIVHRRVHSGEKPYHCDTCSAKFADSSGLRRHSKTH